Below is a window of Humulus lupulus chromosome 2, drHumLupu1.1, whole genome shotgun sequence DNA.
TTTGAATATAGTTTttgacattgtaaattattcagaatattctgaaaatttacagaatattttaaataactacaatatacactgttataaaaaaaatcgcacaaaAAATTATTCATGGGTCAGAAATACACAAAAACCGTGGGACTCTTTTTGAAACCCcagcataaatatatatatatataaatatatatatatataaatatatatattatcatcCATAATTATTTAATCGTTATACGGTTTAGAATTTAAACTCGCACAGTACGATTGCGAAATAACTCCTTGCAGCGAAAACAATAGTTGAGCTACATATTAGTGTAGGAGGTATGACTCCAGTGCTCATTATACCATATAGATAGTTAAAAAGATACATCACTTCATAAATCAAGTCAAttcataaaagtgtttggatttcACCAATTTTCCTAAAATTTTCTCGAAAATACTTTTTATTTATGCTACAAAATACACATTAAAATTTCTAACACCACTTCATGTccatgctatatatatatatagggcatGGAGCCTGATTTTCTATTGACCAACGACTGAACAAGGTATTCATAAAAATTGGAACTATAATTAATGTATATCATAACATTAATAGCTACAACTTTGGACCAATATGCTATAATACTTAGCACTCGCATGAAAAAATGTAGCTCAAAATTTTTGAAATTTCCCAGGGCTCCACAAGCCTCTACGATGACAGACTCAATAACACAGCATGGCTCATACCAAAACAGTTTTACAAACTCCCATAACTACTAACTTTTGTAAGAGCCAATGAAAACTAGAGATATATACATTCCAATTAAGGTTTGGCAACTTGAAAAGCTGCAAATACCTCCTTATATAGTCCCAATCTTCCAAAACATTCATCTCTGTTGCATTTGGTGTCTTCCCATAGCACCAAGGCCAGTGCAGTATCATAAATCAGTAGATGGCGTATTCCTTCCTGCTTAAAAGTCGTATGCAGTGTTCATCTGTAGGTAGCACTGACTTGTTCTACCTTGCTCTTGAAGGGCAAGAACTGTCTACCTTCCAACCGTGATTAGCATTGCCATAAATCAGTACATCTTTCTTTCCCTTATGAAGCCAGTGTTGTTATGAAACAAGCTCTACACCAATTGGTGTAGTTTCTTTTTGGTTGCTTTGTTTCCTCTTCTCACTCTGGCGCAATGCCTTATTTGAAGTCTGGTCAGCCTTGGAGACGATTTTGGACATTGTAAAACCCGAGACTTCAAAATACTGTGATCTTTGAGGAAGTAATGAATTGCGAAGAACAACATCAATTCCATCATAAGTCCAAACACCTAATTGAGCTTCTCCTTTGAGTCCAATAGCAAACCAACCAAGACCAGCAGCTGAAATATCCTCAGAACTAGAGTCCCAGCTATTGCCACAGACGCAAAACTCCTTTCTCACCCATTGCCCGAGCTCTTTAACTCTATCTTTTCCAATTGGTGGCTGAAGCAAAGACCAAACAAAATGGTGTCAAATTATGAATAAACATCCAATTGTTGAACATCGCGCATCTTTCAAATGATACAAAAAATATGAGTATGTCGATCTGATTCTGAAGTAGCCCTTCTCTTTTAGTGCAAATTGTTAGACTACTTTAAATTGTGTTTCTTACCGTTAAGATCATTTGTGTCAATATCGTTGTGATTGTAATTTATGAACAAAAGTTAAGGGAATTATAGGATGGGAAATTGCAATAGTCTTATTATGCAAAAATAATTATTCTATAAGCATAATTAAGTGTAAATCGAACCTGCAACTGATGACCAAAATGCTCCTCTACCATTTCACATGCATTTTCTGTTTTACCCATATGTAACGGAAGATAAACAGATGCCCATACAGTAACATATATAGAGTCTACTGATAATTCTTCTACATCCAGCCTCATAAGACCAGCAATATGAACTGAATGACCAGCCTATCAGAATAACATCATGAAACATGAGTCAAGGCCTATACAAAGCAAAACACAATTACTTTTAAGCTTCGACTGTGCAAAACATATAGCACAACTTATTTCATTTGTAACAAAAAGAATTCATTTGTAAAGGGGAAAAAGGTGTATTACTGAGTACAGATGAAAacaatagaaaaataaagaagcaaCTTACTTCCACAGCAGCACAGATTCAACATCATTTGTAAATAAAAGTACCACTACACTAATAACAAAGGTACAatactaagaaaataaacaaattaacaaTTGCATAGCAACAAAAATTGACACAGGTATAACTTGGTACTATTTTAgaagaaatttaaagaaatacTGGCAACAATACTCGTAGAAGTGCAATATCCCACTCAACAAATCAGCAAAAAAAAATTCACCACATAGAGCTTAGCAATTCCCTGAGGAAATTCAACTACAACTTGACTAACCTTGATCCTGTAAGTCCTTGGCTTCAACTCCTTGCTAATATAGACAAGCTTCTGTTCTTCTCTTGTCAGCCTTGTTGCAATTTGATGGGGATGCAAAAGCCCTGGAGTATCAAATAACTTTGCCTGACGAGGAAGGACACCATCCACTCTAACAATCCCCAATGTTGTACCGGGAACAGGTGCTTCTGTCAAATGAGAAACCTTGCCTCCAACATGCTTTCCTAATGAATTTATCAGAGTACTCTTCCCAGCATTCTGTGCCCCAATCGCCCAAACATTCCCTCTTTGCCCAGCCAAAGCAATGACATCATCAACAAGATTTTTCAACCCCCAATCCCGCACTGCACTCACCAAATGCACACTTGTTAACTTGTTAGATCCACCCTCTCTTGCTCTCTGCCTAACCCAATGCTCAAATCTCATTGGTGATATAGAGCTCGGCAATAAATCAATCTTTGTCACCACAAGCACCACTCTAGGCACATTCCCTGACTTCCCCAGTTTCCAAGCTGTTGAATGCTCATCAATTGTGTCTGACACAAAACTTGCAACCTTTTTAGGGAATGAACCATCAAAGTCTGATGCATCCACGACCATTAGCACAACTGACCGAGTCCCCGATGTGGATACCAACTTCTTTCCGATGGTATGATCAAAGTCAAAATCAGGCAATAAATTCTCCACGGTAGAATCCTTCACCTTCCCATAATGCCTCAAGGAATGGCACCGTGCACATACAACTGGCCTTTCATACTTAACTCCAACCAAACCAGCCTCACTGTCATGAGTTTCAGGCTCAAGCACAGTACCCCTTTTAAGGGAATCTGAGAATTCAGACTCCTGAGAAACAGGTTCCAGATGAGCATGCAACCGATAAGTCCTGGGGTCTTTCTGCGAAGGTTTAATGAAGAAGCCAGGGTGTTTAGGGTCACCATCTTGCATGTGAACCCCACAACCAGGGCAAACAATAAGGTTCTCAGGACTAGTTTCACTGTAATTTCCATCACGGGTAAGAGGTAATGATTGTTTTGAAGGAGAACTTGCAGCCTTTGAAGAGAAGTATCGGGAAAACGTGAAATAAAACTGTGGACGTTCTGCTGGATTTTGGAAATGAGGTTTTGGACTAGAAGGGTGAAATGATGAAGAACATGTTGTTAAATATCGAATGAAGGCTGAGATAGAGCAATGGTGCCTGAGCCTTATCAGAGAGTGACTTCGAGTTAGAAGCATTTCTATCAATTGGTGGTGGTATGTGTTATTGTCTCCTTCCCTTTGAAACACAGGGATCAAATTTGGGGATTAAAAGCAAACTTCTTTCACCTTTATTTTCTTATTACTATGCCTAGGGTGGAAATGAACCTGAATTGAATAAAGATCTGCATTGTATAAAAAGAAAAACATCAAATGGGAAAACACCGAAAACAGAAACAACATCATGCCAATTGAACCAAGCAACAAAAATATCagtggaaatatatatatattgaacagTGAAACATTAATCTCGACAGGCCACTGTACCGATTTTAATCTCCACCACAACCATTTCAAAAAACCCAAATCAAACTCGTGAAATTCTCTATGAACTATCATACTAGTAAAAGAATTGAAGAAATCACCATATCCAAATGTCTAGAAACAAAACTGAAGCAGCCTAGAAATTGTCATTTGATAATACATTTGCGAACACACACATACTATTATCATTTTTTACTTCATTCTTCCAATAGAAAATGCTAACAAGGATATCATTTTCACTTGCAAACCAGATATCTTAAAAGATGGGAATTCTTGTTCTAACAGAACTAATATTTTATGTTAAAAAGAAGAGGCCACAATATATAATTTAAACAGATTATATTTTGGTTCTGTCTATTTAACAGAAATCCTATTCAGaattaaaaaacaattttttcactctattgttttgttatttatttattaaatttttttattttataaattaaaaaagacTTAATCTATTTACCcactaaaatatttatatatataaatattattagtcCACACATATGTCAGAATACAGTAGATATGCTTATACCTAATCACAAGAGAATTTCACATTTAGATTAATACCAAATCTTTCAAGTAAAGACCAAAAAGAATACTTCCAAGACAGACACCAGCACAtcatattcataaaaaaaattaaatatgggTAAGTACAGCTACAAAAATTGTATAGCATAACTTTTTAAGAAACAAACTAGAACCTGAACTTTATCAAAGGGACATAAGATCAATAATTGGCACCGTTTTGTGCTCTACTAAAACTTTCAGTCACATAACAGTCAAGAGAAGGTATTTAAGAACATAGAAAAAAGAGCACAAGAAGACAACACAATCCTGATAGCATAGAACAATGCAAACTTGTATAACTTCTAAGAGTACCCttaaaaataaatcacaaaagaAAAAGTAGATATAATAATTTGATGTTGAGTAGCAAAACCTTAACATTCTACAATTAGATAGGTGCAAACTAGAGAATAAACACGTACCTGCAAAATAAGACATCATAAGAACCCTTTGCAGAGGACTTTTGCAGTTATTTATCTGAAAATGCATGAGATTGTTTCACATTTAAgattatacattaaaaaaacttTCAAAGTTTCACATATTTTCAAATGATCTAACTCGATCAGATTGAACAACCAGCCAGCTATTAAATATAATTAGGAAGATAATACAAGTATAAAAAAAACTAGCACGATTCTCACTTGAGAACGAGACGGAGAACGCGATGCCGTCTAGGATGACGGCAGTCATGGTGAACGAGCCGGAGACGTCCATTTCCAAAGTGAGGGTATGCGAGGAAGTAGATGAAACCAGAGAAGGAGGTGGAGAGAATAGAGTGAaacaagagaaagagagaggctgtgctgagtgctgagtgctgagtgctgagtgctgAGATGGTATCGTGAGAAAATAATAGGGTTATAGGCTTTTGGGTGTTGTATAACAGCAATATACCTAAAATAAGCTCAAAACCTTGAAATCTCACTCCATTGTTGGATGTTGTAAAAGGGAAGTTTCACTTTAAATGTATTAAGTGATactatataataaaattataccaatttaaaaaaaatctcacATTCTTATTCTAGTATTTTTTGAATTCCCAAAAATACTCCAATCAtaaatttctcttctttttctcccattgtcttctatctctctatctctcacgttttccctctctatctccCAAGCttttgtacaaaaaaaaaaaaaataaggcaaCTTAATCTATACAAATTTTCGAGCTTATTTTAGGGCAAGTTGTGAATCATTTCAAGACAAGGACTTTGTTTTGGATTTCGGATcaaaaatcgtatgggtaagtatatattcgttatatgtagtgagaaaacttgtttatcaacattgattttgctatttcgaacagatttgtgtatgccttcatgttttatggTAATTTTTCTTTGTCGGAATAAATTTTCgttcctttcttggttttttttctaggttttttgtctgcctcgataggactagatggacctcgataaacttctcatatgtttatattatttgtCTACCTCGATATGCatcgatgagactcgatggtcgTCGATAGACCTCAATAAAACCCTCACATCAGGGGGAAAATGGctacctcgatgagactcgatggtcatcgatggacctcgataaaaacCTCAGACTTTAGGAACAATGGgtacctcgatgagactcgatggtcctcgatggacctcgatagaggcatagaacttaatttatgtagtgtatGCCTCGATGGGATtcgatgggcctcgatgggtTGACCTTGATATGAATCGATTTTATGATGTTTGatgttatagttttaatttttgacctatttttttgttttattgatACAGATTCGTttgtttccatatttgttgcattcaatggtgtttgggaattggaaaataaggattggatttttagagatgctgaaaatcaagttctgcctgtggagaagggtgtgacgtatgagcaactgcttgacattttgtacgatgagcttgaagtggataaatgtgtgcatgacttgaaaattgaggtctcGAACACATACCTATCACAATCCATCAAAtctaccgttataaaaaatgataggcatgtgcgtgcattcattgggttagcatcgaaatctgtagagaagctgATTCATCTATGTATGACATTGACTAAGAAGGGAtgtataagaaatgcatcggcttctgccagcgttaataaagaagttcgatttgaagagaacatttctcctccatgtcatggtttcaaaggaactcaaggtaaGGTTGGAACATTTGTTCCTGAGACAAATCCAGacgtcatagtccatgatgatatcccagttagagatccgccatatttgcatgacacggtggagtacgatccctatggctacgatccttatgtcaacgacgatcctgttgctgatgcaacagatcttggtgggccaaatattagggcagattttccaacaTAGAGTTCAGATGCTATGGTAGCtgaggagcgcagaatagaagatcggcaaacacctgggaccaaTAGTAGTCGTCTAGGTCCAAGTAGAagcgatgatagttttagatggagttctccattggacttaggtgaagatcgtagaacatggagtgctcccatgttcaccaaagaggatataaaggcctcacatcaacatcattcctcaaccagcaaagcttcaggagaattgcaccttggcaagttctttcacaaaaagcttgaattgaaaaccaaagcatccatgtttgcgatgaagaataattttgagtttatggtgaagaaatctgggattgatgtgtggtacattacctgcaaggatcctgattgtggttggagattgaggggtaagaaaaaaatgcgatctgaaatgtt
It encodes the following:
- the LOC133818130 gene encoding GTP-binding protein BRASSINAZOLE INSENSITIVE PALE GREEN 2, chloroplastic codes for the protein MLLTRSHSLIRLRHHCSISAFIRYLTTCSSSFHPSSPKPHFQNPAERPQFYFTFSRYFSSKAASSPSKQSLPLTRDGNYSETSPENLIVCPGCGVHMQDGDPKHPGFFIKPSQKDPRTYRLHAHLEPVSQESEFSDSLKRGTVLEPETHDSEAGLVGVKYERPVVCARCHSLRHYGKVKDSTVENLLPDFDFDHTIGKKLVSTSGTRSVVLMVVDASDFDGSFPKKVASFVSDTIDEHSTAWKLGKSGNVPRVVLVVTKIDLLPSSISPMRFEHWVRQRAREGGSNKLTSVHLVSAVRDWGLKNLVDDVIALAGQRGNVWAIGAQNAGKSTLINSLGKHVGGKVSHLTEAPVPGTTLGIVRVDGVLPRQAKLFDTPGLLHPHQIATRLTREEQKLVYISKELKPRTYRIKAGHSVHIAGLMRLDVEELSVDSIYVTVWASVYLPLHMGKTENACEMVEEHFGHQLQPPIGKDRVKELGQWVRKEFCVCGNSWDSSSEDISAAGLGWFAIGLKGEAQLGVWTYDGIDVVLRNSLLPQRSQYFEVSGFTMSKIVSKADQTSNKALRQSEKRKQSNQKETTPIGVELVS